TGGCAATCCGTCACGCTGGGCAATGTGAAGAACAACCTGTTTTCCGATCTGTGGGACGCCAAGGCGGGGGCCGCGGCGGAGATGCTGCCTGAGTTGCGCGGGTCCGACAATCCCCTGGAACGGCAGAAAAAAATTGAAGGCCGCTGCGGCCGCTGTGTGCACTTTGCCTTGTGCGGCGGTGGCTTCCGCACGCGCGCCGCATTTGCCAACGGGCACTGGTACGGGTCCGATCCCGGCTGCTACCTGACGGAAGAGGAAATTTCCACCCCTCTGCCGGAAATCAGGTAAAATCCGCAGGCTGTTCCCTTCTCCGGAAGAAGCTCCAAATACGGTGGCATATTCCTCAGGCCGTCTTTGGGAACAAGAGCCTCCCGGCACTTGAACGCGGCTGATTGTAACCGCGAAGGCGGGGAGGCAGGGAGCGGCTGGAAATGCCTCCTTTCCCTGCTTTACAAGGGAGGCGGCATGGCATAGCATCCCTGCATCATGAGTCAGGAATTGAGACCGGAAACCCTGTGCGTGCAGGCGGGCTGGACCCCCAGAAAGGGTGAACCCCGCGTATTGCCCATTTACCAGAGCACCACGTTCAAGTATGAAACCAGCGAACAAATGGCCAAACTGTTCGATCTGGAGGAAGCCGGATTCTTCTATACGCGCCTCCAGAACCCTACCAATGAGGCGGTTGCCAGAAAAATCGCCGAACTGGAAGGCGGCGTGGCCGCCATTCTGACCTCTTCCGGACAGGCGGCCTCTTTCTTTGCCGTCTTCAACATCTGCGAGGCGGGGGACCACATCGTCAGCACCGCGTCCATTTACGGAGGCACGTACAACCTTTTTGCCGTCACGTTCCGGAAAATGGGCATTGAGGTCACCTTTGTGGACCAGGACGCCCCGGCGGAGGAAATCGCCAAAGCCTTCCGTCCCAATACGAAGGCCCTCTTTGCGGAAACCGTTTCCAACCCCACGCTCTGCGTGCTGGACATCCGCAAAATGGCGGACATCGCCCATGCGCACGGCGTCCCCCTGATCGTGGACAACACCTTCGCCACCCCCATCAACTGCCGCCCCTTTGAATGGGGGGCGGATATCGTCACCCACTCCACCACCAAGTACATGGACGGCCATGCCGCGGCGGTGGGCGGCGTGATCGTGGACAGCGGCAACTTTGACTGGGAAGCCCACAGGGACAAATTCCCGGGCCTGACGGAGCCGGACCCTTCCTATCACGGGCTTTCCTACAGCAAGAGCTTCGGCAAGGGCGCCTACATCACCAAGGCGACCGTCCAGCTCATGCGCGACCTGGGTTCCATTCAATCCCCGCAGAATGCCTTCCTGCTCAACCTGGGCCTGGAAACCCTCCACCTGCGCGTGCCGCGGCACTGTGAAAACGCGCAAAAGGTGGCGGAATTCCTGCAAGGGCAGGAGGATGTGGCCTGGATCAACTATCCGGGCCTGCCGTCCAACAAATACCATGACCTGGCGCGGAAGCAATTCCGCAACGGGCAATCCTGCGGCGTGGTGACCTTCGGCATCAAGGGTGGCCGTGAACGCGCCATCAAGTTCATGGACAGCCTGAAACTGGCCGCCATCGTAACCCATGTGGCGGATTCCCGCACCTGCGTCCTCCATCCCGCCAGCCATACGCACCGCCAGTTGACGGATGAGCAGCTCATGGAGGCGGGCGTCCGGCCGGACCTCATCCGGTTCTCCGTGGGAACGGAAGCCGCGGAAGACATCATTGCGGACCTCAAGCAGGCTCTGGAAGCCATCCGTTAAACCGGTCTTTCCTTTCTCGTGCGAACAGCCGTTCCGCGCATGTCCGCGGAGCGGCTGTTCTGCGTGGGTGACGGGTGAAAAAGCCGGGATGGCCCGGCGTATTGAATGTTTCCGGAAAAGAGCGCCGGCAAACGGGAGGGCGAGGCATATGCTCCCGCTGGGGAAAGACCGTTTCCGGCAGCAGGGGCCTCCCGGCTCCTGTAAAAACCTGCGGAAACTCCGCAGAAAAATAACTTCATTTCATGTTCTCCTTATTCCAAAGTTTAATTCCACGTAAAATAGGTATTTTAATAGGGTTATAAAGAAAAATCCAGCAACGGCGAATTACGGGGAACGGCTCGGCCATTCAACCTCAAGAAGATGCGCCGGATTTCAGAAAAATCTGAAAATTCAAAGACTTTTCTTCTTAAATGTAAATTGACACACCATAATAAATTTATTATGGTGTGTAACTTATGAAAAATAGATATTGTGCTGTATTAATAAGTTGCGCCAGTGTGCTGGCTGCAAATGCTGCTACCATCATTGCCGAACTGCCCGAATCAGCCAATCTGTCGCAAACCGCGACCATGGCGCCGCAAACGGGAAACCAGCTGCTGGATAAAGTAAAAGGCCGTGAATTTGGCGTCTATGCGGGAGGCAATAACAACAGCCTGGCCAACTGGCCCCAGAATGGGGAGGGAACCTGGGTCAACCATGATGACGTCGGTTCCATCATCCTGTGCGGCAGAAGCGGCGTGGCCGGAGACTCCTTTGCCATGGTGCTGGGCGGCCCCCGGCAGGGAGAGCTTGTTTCCTCCATCATCTTTTCCTGTGACACGCCCACCTCCGTCATCACGAGCTACACCATGGTGCTGGCGGTTTACGACTCCGCCGGAACGTTGGTCCGGAACCTTTCCACCGTGGAAAGCTTTACCTTTGATTCCACTTCAAGAACGACGACCGTTTCCCTGGACATGGCGGATTCTCCCCTGGCGTGGGGGGAAGGATACAAGCTGGTTGCCGGAGTGCGCGGCGGCGCGGGCGGCGCCACCTCCCCCTATACGCTTGCCAACATCCAAGTATCCTATGAAACCGTTCCGGAACCGGCTACCGCATCTCTGGGAATGCTTGGCCTGGGAGCCCTCGTCTTCCGGCGTTCCCGGAACCGGTGAGCGGTACACTTTTCAATCGGGAAGGAGGCGACCTGAAAAACGCCTCTTTTCCTTTTTCCGTTCGGAAAAGGCACGCTTTGGCATGGCGTAACGCGGCATTCCGGAATGGTTCATTCCCGGAGAGAATGTTCAAAGGCCCGGTACTGCACGGCCTCATACAAATGGGAATCCTGAATATCAGGGCTGCCCTCCAGATCCGCTATGGTGCGGGCCACCTTCAGAATGCGGTCGTAGGCTCTGGCGGAAAGGGCCAGTTCTTCCACGGCGCGGAGCAGGATGGCGCGGCTTTCCGGCAGCAGGCGGCAATGCCTCTGGAGCGCTTTTCCGGAAAGTGCCGCATTGCTGCGGAAGGGAGTGCCCGCATATCTGCTGCACTGGAGCTGCCGGGCGGCCATCACGCGTTCCCTGATGCCGGCGGAACATTCCCCGGCGGGTGCGGAGGCCAGAATAGAGGGGTCCACGGCGGGAACTTCCATCAGCAAGTCGAACCGGTCCAGAAGCGGTCCTGAAATCTTGCGGCGGTAGCGTGCGACCTGCGCCGGGGGACAGGTGCAGGTTCTTCTCCTGTCGCCCAGATAGCCGCAGGGGCACGGATTCATGGCGGCTGCCAGCATGAAGCGGCACGGAAACGTCATGGTGCCGGAAGCGCGGGAAATGACCACCTGGCCGGATTCCAGCGGTTGCCGCAGAGTTTCCAGCGCGGCGCGGCGGAACTCCGGCAATTCGTCCAGAAAGAGCACGCCGTTGTGGGCCAGGGACACTTCCCCCGGCGTGATATTCGCTCCTCCGCCCATCAGCCCGGCATCGGAAATGGTATGGTGCGGAGCCCGGAACGGACGCCGGGCCACCAGGCCGTTCCCCCGTTTCAGCAGTCCGCATACGGAATGGATTTTACTGGTTTCCAGAGCTTCCTCCGGATTCAGCGGAGGGAGAATGGTCGGGAGCCTCTGCGCCAGCATGGACTTGCCCGAACCCGGAGAACCGCAGAGAAGGATGTTATGGCCGCCTGCCGCCGCGATCTCCATGGCGCGGCGCGCATAGGGCTGCCCCTTGATCTCGTCGAAGTCAACGGCAGCCTCCTTGTCTTCGGCCTCCCGGTCCTCTCTTCCGGAAGCCGTGAAGGGAGGGGGCAGAACGGAGGAGGTAAGGAGTGCCCACGCCTCCTTCAAAGAAGCCACGGGGTAAATCTCCACGCCCTGCACGGGCGTTCCTTCGTGCGCGTTAGCACGTGGCAGCATGATGCGCTTCCTGCCCATGCGCCGCGCCTCCATAATCTGCGGCAGAATGCCCTGCACGGGGCGTACGGCGCCATCCAGGGCCAATTCCCCCACGATGCACCAGGAAGAAGCGTCCATGTCCCTTTCCGCCGCTCCGGCAACCATTCCCAGGGCGATGGGGAGGTCAAACCCCGGTCCCTGCTTCCTTAAATCCGCCGGAGCCAGATTGACGACGAAAACGCCCTGCTGGAAGGGCAGTCCGCTGTTCTGGATGGCCGTATCCACGCGCTGCCCGCTCTCCTTCACGGCCGCATCAGGCAGCCCCACGATAAAGGTGCGTTTTTCCGCCATGGGGCGGAAATCCACTTCCACCTCCACTTCTACGCCATCCACGCCCAGAACGGTGGAGGAATACAGCCGCGTCATCATTCCTCCATGCTAGGAGGAAATAATGAAAAAGAAAGAAAAATAACAAAAATTCGGGGAATATCTAACAAATAATTCAACGGCGGGAGGCGCGCCGGAGAACTTCCCGTTCCTCTTCCGTCAGGCTGGACAGGCCGGAGCGGGATATTTTTTCCATGATTTCATCCACCTCCTCTTCGGAGGGATGGTTACCGGCGGGGCGGCGTGCGGAGTGCGAGGTGGAATGGTGGGAGGAAGAAACGACCCGCCGCCTGGGAGAGGACAGTTTTTCCTTCCACAGGATCAGCAATGTCAGGATGAACCCGGCGAACATGCCGCCCAGGTGTCCGGCTTCCCCGCCCGCGTTGTTCCACTGGAAAATAATGACGGCGCAGGCGATGCCGAGGACGGCCAGGGCGAACTGGCGCACGCTCAAATTGACCGGAGGGAACAGAAGCTGCACCCGGGCGCGCGGAAAAAGCACCGCACACGCGGCCATGATGCCATAAATGGAGCCGGAGGCCCCCACCATGGGAATGAAGCGCCATTCCGGATCAAAGAACCCCATGTACCCCAGCAGGGAGGAAAACAGGGCCGCCGCCACGCCGCAGAAGAGATAATACAGCAGGAAGCGCAGATGGCCGAAGCGTTCCTCCACGACCGGCCCGAAAAACCACAGGGCGATCATGTTGAACATGATGTGCCCCAGATTGGCGTGCAGGAACTGGTAGGTGAACAATCGCCACAATTCCCCTTCATGAAAGCACGTGTATTCACTGTAGGCCCCGTAAAGCTGGATCAGGTCCAGACGGCCCGGCGGGTAAATATCCCGTGGAATATCCACCTGGAAGAAAAACCCGAGGATAAAGACGACCACATTGAGCAGGATCAGCCAGTGCACCATCACGGCGCCGCGCTGGTCAAACAAATGCTCCCGTACCGTATCTCCCCAGTTCTCGTTCTCCGCTCGCATATAAGGCCGCATGTAATCGTGTTCAGGGCGTTTTGACAAGGAAAATAGCTGTCCCGTTCAAGGAAGTACGGGAACCGCGCCGCATTATTTCCACAGTGCGGCGGGAAGCAGGTCCGGCGGCAGTTCCGCCCCGTGCACAAGATGTTCCGCCAGCTGGGCCGCGGCCCACGGGGAAGTGGTCACTCCCTTGCTGCCCAGTCCGGAGAAGACGAACTGGCCGTTCAGGCCGGGAATGGGCCCGGCGACGGGCTGGCTGCGCCGGATGATGGGGCGCACGGCGGCGCGGGCGCGGAGGAAGCCCGTCTCCCCGGAATAGCGTTTGACGAGGTCCAGCATCAATTCCTGGACGGCGGGGGCTTCCGGAATGCCGGGAGCGTCCCACGCCCACGCGTAAGTGGCGCCGAAGCGCCAGAAAGAACCGTTGTGAACCAGCCAGTGGCCGAAATGCAGGAT
This portion of the Akkermansia massiliensis genome encodes:
- a CDS encoding O-acetylhomoserine aminocarboxypropyltransferase/cysteine synthase family protein — encoded protein: MSQELRPETLCVQAGWTPRKGEPRVLPIYQSTTFKYETSEQMAKLFDLEEAGFFYTRLQNPTNEAVARKIAELEGGVAAILTSSGQAASFFAVFNICEAGDHIVSTASIYGGTYNLFAVTFRKMGIEVTFVDQDAPAEEIAKAFRPNTKALFAETVSNPTLCVLDIRKMADIAHAHGVPLIVDNTFATPINCRPFEWGADIVTHSTTKYMDGHAAAVGGVIVDSGNFDWEAHRDKFPGLTEPDPSYHGLSYSKSFGKGAYITKATVQLMRDLGSIQSPQNAFLLNLGLETLHLRVPRHCENAQKVAEFLQGQEDVAWINYPGLPSNKYHDLARKQFRNGQSCGVVTFGIKGGRERAIKFMDSLKLAAIVTHVADSRTCVLHPASHTHRQLTDEQLMEAGVRPDLIRFSVGTEAAEDIIADLKQALEAIR
- a CDS encoding rhomboid family intramembrane serine protease, with amino-acid sequence MRAENENWGDTVREHLFDQRGAVMVHWLILLNVVVFILGFFFQVDIPRDIYPPGRLDLIQLYGAYSEYTCFHEGELWRLFTYQFLHANLGHIMFNMIALWFFGPVVEERFGHLRFLLYYLFCGVAAALFSSLLGYMGFFDPEWRFIPMVGASGSIYGIMAACAVLFPRARVQLLFPPVNLSVRQFALAVLGIACAVIIFQWNNAGGEAGHLGGMFAGFILTLLILWKEKLSSPRRRVVSSSHHSTSHSARRPAGNHPSEEEVDEIMEKISRSGLSSLTEEEREVLRRASRR
- a CDS encoding YifB family Mg chelatase-like AAA ATPase, with translation MMTRLYSSTVLGVDGVEVEVEVDFRPMAEKRTFIVGLPDAAVKESGQRVDTAIQNSGLPFQQGVFVVNLAPADLRKQGPGFDLPIALGMVAGAAERDMDASSWCIVGELALDGAVRPVQGILPQIMEARRMGRKRIMLPRANAHEGTPVQGVEIYPVASLKEAWALLTSSVLPPPFTASGREDREAEDKEAAVDFDEIKGQPYARRAMEIAAAGGHNILLCGSPGSGKSMLAQRLPTILPPLNPEEALETSKIHSVCGLLKRGNGLVARRPFRAPHHTISDAGLMGGGANITPGEVSLAHNGVLFLDELPEFRRAALETLRQPLESGQVVISRASGTMTFPCRFMLAAAMNPCPCGYLGDRRRTCTCPPAQVARYRRKISGPLLDRFDLLMEVPAVDPSILASAPAGECSAGIRERVMAARQLQCSRYAGTPFRSNAALSGKALQRHCRLLPESRAILLRAVEELALSARAYDRILKVARTIADLEGSPDIQDSHLYEAVQYRAFEHSLRE
- a CDS encoding PEP-CTERM sorting domain-containing protein produces the protein MLAANAATIIAELPESANLSQTATMAPQTGNQLLDKVKGREFGVYAGGNNNSLANWPQNGEGTWVNHDDVGSIILCGRSGVAGDSFAMVLGGPRQGELVSSIIFSCDTPTSVITSYTMVLAVYDSAGTLVRNLSTVESFTFDSTSRTTTVSLDMADSPLAWGEGYKLVAGVRGGAGGATSPYTLANIQVSYETVPEPATASLGMLGLGALVFRRSRNR